The Populus trichocarpa isolate Nisqually-1 chromosome 11, P.trichocarpa_v4.1, whole genome shotgun sequence genome has a segment encoding these proteins:
- the LOC7497045 gene encoding 9-cis-epoxycarotenoid dioxygenase NCED2, chloroplastic, which translates to MAASNTPYSGVRAKTQIPHHLSSSIVDLGSISFNKSKSNSKKTKIHSTLHSPSVLHFPTQPGTSEEDSSVTVNPKTNRYQPLWNFLQRAAATALDMAEAALVSHERQRPLPKTVDPRVQIAGNFSPVQEQKVRRSLPVTGTIPECIDGIYVRNGANPLLEPVAGHHFFDGDGMVHAMKIEKGSASYSCRFTETERLKQERGRGRPVFPKAIGELHGHSGIARLLLFYARGLCGLLDHTKGTGVANAGLVYFNDRLLAMSEDDLPYQVRITPCGDLETVGRYNFNSQLKHSMIAHPKIDPVSKELFALSYNVVQKPYLKYFRFFPDGKKSPDIDIPLPVPTMMHDFAITENFVVIPDQQVVFKLQEMLRGGSPVIYDKNKKSRFGVLNKNATDAKDIIWVESPGTFCFHLWNAWEEPESNEVVVIGSCMTPPDSIFNDYDESLKSVLSEIRLNLKTGKSTRRPIIQESSNHVNLEAGMVNRNRLGRQTNYAYLAIAEPWPKVSGFAKVDLFTGEVKKYMYGNKSYGGEPFFLPTNQNCETEDDGYILAFVHDEKTWKSELQIVNAKNLQLEASVRLPSRVPYGFHGTFIDRRGLVNQA; encoded by the coding sequence ATGGCTGCTTCTAATACACCCTACTCCGGTGTTAGGGCCAAAACACAAATCCCTCATCATCTCTCCTCTTCAATAGTGGATTTGGGCTCCATCTCCTTCAACAAGAGCAAGTCTAATAGTAAAAAAACGAAAATCCACTCTACTCTACACTCTCCTTCTGTTCTCCATTTCCCAACACAACCAGGAACTTCCGAAGAAGACTCCTCGGTAACTGTAAATCCAAAAACCAACCGTTACCAACCACTGTGGAATTTCCTTCAAAGAGCAGCAGCTACAGCCTTAGACATGGCAGAAGCTGCGTTGGTCTCACACGAGCGCCAACGCCCACTTCCCAAAACAGTGGACCCACGCGTTCAAATTGCAGGAAACTTCTCTCCCGTGCAGGAGCAGAAAGTCCGGCGATCGCTCCCCGTGACCGGAACAATCCCCGAATGCATTGATGGCATTTATGTCCGGAATGGAGCAAACCCTCTTCTTGAGCCCGTCGCCGGTCATCACTTCTTCGATGGAGACGGCATGGTCCACGCTATGAAAATTGAGAAAGGCAGTGCAAGCTATTCTTGTCGTTTCACTGAAACGGAAAGGCTAAAACAAGAGAGAGGACGCGGTCGGCCAGTGTTTCCTAAAGCAATTGGGGAGCTACATGGTCACTCTGGTATCGCAAGATTGCTCCTATTCTATGCTAGAGGACTATGTGGGCTTCTTGATCATACAAAAGGAACTGGAGTGGCGAACGCAGGCTTGGTCTACTTCAATGACAGGCTTCTTGCCATGTCTGAAGATGATCTTCCTTACCAAGTACGAATCACTCCTTGCGGTGATCTTGAAACTGTTGGTAGATACAATTTCAATAGCCAACTTAAGCATTCTATGATTGCACACCCAAAGATTGATCCAGTTTCTAAAGAGCTCTTTGCTTTGAGCTACAACGTTGTTCAGAAGCCGTATCTAAAGTACTTTCGCTTCTTTCCGGACGGTAAAAAATCACCAGACATTGATATACCTCTACCAGTCCCAACCATGATGCATGATTTTGCTATCACTGAGAATTTCGTGGTGATCCCTGACCAACAAGTGGTATTCAAGCTTCAAGAAATGCTAAGAGGTGGCTCTCCTGTTATTTACGATAAGAACAAGAAATCTCGGTTTGGAGTTCTTAACAAGAATGCTACTGATGCCAAGGACATAATTTGGGTGGAATCGCCGGGTACTTTCTGCTTCCATTTATGGAATGCATGGGAAGAGCCAGAATCCAACGAAGTTGTGGTTATTGGGTCTTGCATGACTCCACCGGACTCCATTTTCAACGATTACGACGAGAGTTTAAAGAGTGTGTTATCAGAAATCCGGCTGAATTTAAAGACAGGTAAGTCCACTCGCCGCCCCATTATTCAGGAATCATCAAATCATGTTAATTTAGAGGCTGGGATGGTGAACCGGAATCGGCTTGGAAGACAGACAAATTACGCTTACCTAGCAATCGCCGAGCCTTGGCCTAAGGTTTCAGGTTTTGCCAAGGTCGATCTTTTCACTGGGGAGGTTAAAAAGTACATGTATGGTAATAAAAGTTATGGTGGTGAGCCCTTTTTCTTGCCAACAAATCAAAATTGCGAAACAGAAGATGACGGTTACATTCTTGCTTTCGTTCATGATGAGAAGACATGGAAGTCGGAGCTTCAGATAGTGAATGCTAAGAATTTACAGTTAGAAGCTTCAGTTAGGCTGCCATCGAGGGTTCCGTACGGTTTTCATGGCACTTTTATTGACAGAAGGGGGTTGGTGAATCAGGCATAG